Part of the Undibacter mobilis genome is shown below.
AAAACAACCCCGATCTTGTTAAACGCTTCGTTGCGGCGTCCGTCAAATCGTACAAAGCCTTCTATGAAGACCCGCAGGCTGCGCTGGACGCTGCGGTGCGCGCCAGGCCCGATATCGACCGCAAGGTCGTTGGGGGGCAGGCCGAACTGATCAAGGCTTACTACAGCGCGGCAGCGTCGGGGCGGATTGACCGGGCCAAGTGGCAGAGCACCGTCGAGGTCATGAAGAAGACCGGAGTGCTGAGCAGCGACCGGCCGTTCGACAGCTATTTTGTCGCAGACTTTGTTCAGCCATGACGGGGGAAGCTCAAGCGATAACGCTTCCGGGCGATGCTCGGCCGGCGAACGAGGATCAGCCACATGTGGCCCTTGACCGCGTTGCCATGACCTACAACCGCGGCGCCAAAAGCACGCAGGCCCTGCAGGAAACGTCCCTGACGATCCGGAAGGGGGAGTTTGTCTCGATTGTCGGCCCGTCTGGTTGCGGCAAGAGCACCTTGCTCAAGATGGTGTCGGGGCTGCTGCGGCCGACCTCTGGCACGATTACGGTCGATCAGAAGGTTGTCCAAGCCCCCGTGACCGATCTTGGCATCGTGTTTCAGTCTCCCGTGCTGCTGGAGTGGCGGACGGTTCTGCAAAACGTCTTGATGCAGGTCGAACTGCGCGGCTATCCCAAGAGCGCATATCACGATCGGGCGGTAGAACTGCTCACCGCGGTGGGACTGCGCGACTTCAAGGATCAGTATCCGCACGAATTGTCGGGCGGTATGCGCCAGCGTGCTTCGATCGTGCGCGCCCTGATTCACGATCCTCCGCTCCTGCTGATGGATGAGCCATTTGGCGCACTCGACGCGCTTACACGCGAGCAGATGCGCATTGACCTCGAGAATCTCTGGATGAGCCGGCCGATGACGGTGGTTTTCGTGACGCACAGTTTGGACGAGGCTGTCCTGTTATCGGATCGTGTGGTGGTGATGTCACCGCGGCCCGGGCGGGTAGAGCAGATCATCAATGTGGATATGGAGCGGCCTCGCGGACTGGGGGCGCGCGCGAACCCTGTTTTCGAGGCGGCGACGCGAACGATTACCGAAATATTCCTCAGTCGAGGTGTCCTTCAGGGCGGAGGCTTTGCCCGCCACTGAAGCGGTGGCCGTTGACTTTGGTAATGAAACAGTACCGCGGCTTCGTCGCGGAGCAATGAAGCGTTGGAAATCATGAAACTGGCTACTCGTATCGCCGCCGACATTGGCGGAACCTTCACTGACGTCGCTGTGTTCGACGAGCAAACAGGGCAAATAAAGCTAGGCAAGTGTCTATCGACGCCCGACCGTCTGATCGATGGCATTCAGACGGGCGTTGATGAAGCGCAGGGCGAATGGAAATCCGCAAATCTGTTCCTGCATGGTTCGACCGTTGCCATCAATACAATGCTCGAACGGACAGGGGCTCGCGTGGCCCTGTTCACGACAGAGGGTTTCCGCGACATCTATGAGATCGGCCGGATCAATCGGCCGGATTCATTTAATCTCTTCTTCCGGAAACACGTGCCGCTAATCGAACGGGCGCTGCGCTTTGAGGTTCCCGAGCGGCTGATGGCAGATGGATCCGTCCATAAGCCGCTTGACATGTCCGCCGTCGCTGCTCTCGCGGACCGTTGCGAGGAATTGGGCGTCGAAGCGATCGCCATTCTGTTCCTGCATTCGTATCGAAATCCGGATCACGAGATCAAGGTGCGCGATTATCTCGCCGCGCGCTTCCCGAACATGTTCATTTCCGCGTCGCACGAACTGTCGCAGGAGTATCGGGAGTTCGAGCGAACATCGACCGTGGCCGCCAATGCCTATGTCGGCCCGCGCGTACGCAATTACCTTGGTAAGATCGACGACGTTCTCAAGGAGCAGTCGTTTTCGGGGCGCTTTATGGTGGTGCAGTCCACCGGCGGTCTCTACACCGCCGCCGACGCACGGCGTGACTGCGTACGCATGATGGAATCGGGCCCTGCCGCCGGCATTGTCGGCACCCAGGCGCTTTGTGAACAGATTGGCCTCTCCCACGCGATCTCTTTCGATATGGGCGGCACGACGGCCAAGTCCGGTGTCGTTCGCGACGGCCGGGTGTTGACGTCGGGCGGAGCGATGATCGGCGGCTATGCGCAAGGTCTGCCGCTGCTGACCGAGATGGTGGACATTCACGAGGTCGGGACGGGTGGTGGCAGCATTGCCCGCGTCGTCGCCGGCGGGGCTCTCCGACTTGGCCCCCAAAGCGCCGGCGCGGTTCCGGGACCCGCTTGTTACGGGCGCGGCGGAACGCAGCCGACAGTGACCGACGCCAATCTTCTGTTGGGACGTCTGTCGGCTGAGCGCTTCCTCGGCGGCACCATGCCGCTTGATCAGCAGCGCGCCGAGGCCGTGATGAACGACAACGTCGCCAAGCCGCTCGGAATAGATGCCGTTCAGGCCTCGATGGGCATTATCGAAATCGCCACGGCCAACATGTCGCATGCGGTGCGGGGCGTCAC
Proteins encoded:
- a CDS encoding ABC transporter ATP-binding protein; this encodes MTYNRGAKSTQALQETSLTIRKGEFVSIVGPSGCGKSTLLKMVSGLLRPTSGTITVDQKVVQAPVTDLGIVFQSPVLLEWRTVLQNVLMQVELRGYPKSAYHDRAVELLTAVGLRDFKDQYPHELSGGMRQRASIVRALIHDPPLLLMDEPFGALDALTREQMRIDLENLWMSRPMTVVFVTHSLDEAVLLSDRVVVMSPRPGRVEQIINVDMERPRGLGARANPVFEAATRTITEIFLSRGVLQGGGFARH
- a CDS encoding hydantoinase/oxoprolinase family protein, whose amino-acid sequence is MKLATRIAADIGGTFTDVAVFDEQTGQIKLGKCLSTPDRLIDGIQTGVDEAQGEWKSANLFLHGSTVAINTMLERTGARVALFTTEGFRDIYEIGRINRPDSFNLFFRKHVPLIERALRFEVPERLMADGSVHKPLDMSAVAALADRCEELGVEAIAILFLHSYRNPDHEIKVRDYLAARFPNMFISASHELSQEYREFERTSTVAANAYVGPRVRNYLGKIDDVLKEQSFSGRFMVVQSTGGLYTAADARRDCVRMMESGPAAGIVGTQALCEQIGLSHAISFDMGGTTAKSGVVRDGRVLTSGGAMIGGYAQGLPLLTEMVDIHEVGTGGGSIARVVAGGALRLGPQSAGAVPGPACYGRGGTQPTVTDANLLLGRLSAERFLGGTMPLDQQRAEAVMNDNVAKPLGIDAVQASMGIIEIATANMSHAVRGVTTERGLDPASFPALVAYGGAGPLHAVMVARELRIPKVIVPRSPGHFSAFGMLLSDLRYDFVRTTFVELEHVTFDELEASYAEMEQQGEALIARSGVAAQRIVTSRAMDMRYVGQEHAVTVDIPDAIFAAKDTKGLKEHFDRQHEQRYGRGAVDEKAEIISLRCTVTGAVAKPSLQGLSAGDKTPPSGATRPPRPVYFASTGWVNRCPVYDRDLMLAGNVVAGPALIEEHASTTVLQPGDTLTVDQLGNLVIEIGR